The Synechocystis sp. PCC 7509 genome includes a window with the following:
- a CDS encoding DUF167 domain-containing protein, whose amino-acid sequence MQKSIKVKPNSQQQKIIEEADGSLTISLKSPPVDGKANHELIQLLAKKFAVSKSKITIKLGLSSRQKLVIIDIKNQN is encoded by the coding sequence ATGCAAAAAAGTATCAAAGTTAAACCAAATTCTCAGCAGCAAAAGATTATAGAAGAAGCAGACGGGAGTCTAACTATAAGTTTGAAATCGCCCCCCGTAGATGGCAAGGCAAATCATGAACTAATTCAATTATTAGCTAAAAAATTCGCTGTATCAAAGTCTAAAATTACAATTAAATTAGGCTTATCATCTCGACAAAAGTTAGTAATAATTGATATAAAAAATCAAAATTAG
- a CDS encoding DUF2809 domain-containing protein: protein MTLNQNKQIKIIFSLIVVISMGFFFKFYDGFGRQWFNNNGAAVFYEVFWCLFAFLFVKSRKAIIQIPLGVFIITCILEFLQLWHPPELQQIRATLVGRLLIGSTFSWLDFPHYAIGCILGWLWLRRLDKSNAKKYQS, encoded by the coding sequence ATGACCCTTAACCAAAACAAGCAAATAAAGATTATTTTTTCCCTGATTGTTGTTATCTCTATGGGCTTCTTTTTCAAGTTCTATGATGGATTTGGGCGACAGTGGTTTAATAATAATGGAGCGGCGGTATTTTATGAAGTTTTCTGGTGTTTATTTGCATTTTTGTTCGTAAAAAGTCGTAAAGCAATTATCCAGATTCCTTTAGGGGTTTTTATAATTACCTGTATACTCGAATTTTTGCAATTGTGGCATCCACCAGAATTACAACAAATTAGGGCTACCCTTGTAGGGCGTTTATTAATTGGCTCTACCTTTTCGTGGTTGGACTTTCCGCATTATGCTATAGGGTGTATTTTAGGTTGGTTATGGTTACGGCGATTAGATAAAAGTAATGCAAAAAAGTATCAAAGTTAA
- a CDS encoding glycerophosphodiester phosphodiesterase has translation MVRLSHLTILTSTFLTLLGANQVNAATLNGAEPIVIGHRGASAYRPEHTLAAYKLAIEMGADYIEPDLVSTKDGVLVARHENEISGTTDVATRSEFSSRQTTKTIDGVPVKGWFTEDFTLAELKTLRAKERIPLIRPDSATYDGLYQVPTFQEVIDLAAQKSLETGRTIGIYPETKHPTYFDSIGLSLEEPLVAALNANGLNDADDKVFVQSFEVGNLQYLNTLTNVSLVQLYDDRTVQPYDFVASGSDRTYGDLLTEEGLTKVSEYADGIGAWKRLIVPGENIDSDGDGKPDDLNGDGLISDADTVLQDPTSLVDDAHAAGLLVHSYTFRSEDYFLSSDYGDFFVPEGDPELEYEQFFDLGVDGVFSDNPDIAVAVRDRLAKPVPEPSTLLGLSILPFFQWLRRRQAKR, from the coding sequence ATGGTTCGGCTTTCCCACTTAACAATACTAACATCAACATTTTTGACGCTTTTGGGCGCAAATCAAGTTAACGCCGCAACTTTAAATGGAGCAGAACCTATTGTGATTGGACATCGGGGTGCTAGTGCTTATCGTCCCGAACATACTTTAGCTGCTTACAAGTTGGCAATTGAAATGGGTGCTGATTACATTGAACCAGACTTAGTATCAACTAAAGATGGCGTATTGGTAGCACGCCATGAAAATGAAATTTCTGGGACTACTGATGTTGCGACAAGATCCGAATTTAGCAGTCGCCAAACTACTAAAACCATCGATGGCGTACCCGTCAAGGGCTGGTTTACAGAAGATTTTACTTTAGCTGAACTAAAAACTCTCAGAGCTAAAGAGCGTATTCCTCTTATTCGTCCTGATTCCGCCACTTATGACGGATTATATCAAGTTCCAACTTTCCAAGAAGTCATCGATCTAGCTGCACAAAAAAGCTTAGAAACCGGGCGTACTATTGGTATTTATCCAGAAACAAAACATCCTACTTACTTTGACTCAATTGGCTTGTCTCTGGAAGAACCTTTAGTAGCTGCTCTCAATGCTAATGGCTTGAACGATGCTGATGATAAGGTGTTTGTGCAGTCCTTTGAAGTCGGAAACTTACAATATCTCAATACTTTGACCAATGTATCGTTGGTACAATTGTATGATGATCGCACTGTTCAACCTTACGATTTTGTTGCTAGTGGCAGCGATCGCACTTACGGCGATTTATTAACCGAAGAAGGATTGACAAAAGTTTCAGAGTATGCAGACGGCATTGGCGCTTGGAAGCGGCTAATTGTTCCTGGGGAAAATATAGACTCCGATGGAGACGGGAAACCTGACGATCTTAACGGTGATGGTTTAATTAGTGATGCTGACACTGTATTACAAGATCCCACTAGCTTAGTTGATGATGCTCACGCTGCGGGTTTGCTAGTGCATTCCTATACTTTCCGTAGCGAAGATTATTTCTTGTCTAGTGATTACGGCGATTTCTTTGTTCCTGAAGGAGATCCAGAACTAGAATACGAACAGTTTTTTGACTTGGGAGTTGATGGCGTATTTAGCGATAATCCAGATATTGCTGTTGCTGTACGCGATCGCCTAGCCAAACCAGTCCCAGAACCAAGTACGTTGTTAGGATTAAGTATATTGCCATTTTTCCAATGGCTGCGTCGTCGCCAAGCTAAACGCTAA
- a CDS encoding IS1-like element transposase: protein MITQVLHCPYCQGVNIVKNGKTPQGKQRYQCREQVCEGRTFILNYAYQGQSRKVKQQIVDMALNGSGIRDTARVLHISTSTVIKELKKQTQLQPVNLLMLKQSDCESIVVNICVAKLDLMTIGMESKKR, encoded by the coding sequence ATGATTACACAAGTATTGCATTGTCCTTACTGTCAGGGAGTAAATATTGTAAAAAATGGGAAGACTCCTCAAGGGAAGCAACGCTACCAATGTCGCGAACAAGTTTGTGAGGGTCGAACATTCATTTTAAATTATGCTTATCAAGGACAGTCCCGAAAAGTAAAACAACAAATTGTAGACATGGCTCTTAACGGCAGTGGAATTCGAGATACAGCAAGAGTATTGCATATTAGCACTAGCACTGTTATCAAAGAACTAAAAAAACAAACCCAATTGCAACCAGTGAATTTATTAATGTTAAAGCAATCTGATTGCGAATCAATAGTGGTTAATATTTGTGTAGCTAAACTAGACTTGATGACGATTGGGATGGAATCGAAAAAACGATGA
- a CDS encoding IS1 family transposase: MRTRIKRLARKTICFSKTVVMHNLVIGMFINRYKFGLSI, from the coding sequence TTGCGAACTCGAATTAAGCGTTTAGCTCGAAAAACTATTTGTTTTTCCAAAACAGTTGTCATGCACAACTTAGTGATTGGGATGTTTATTAATAGATACAAATTTGGTCTATCTATTTAA
- a CDS encoding transposase family protein, which translates to MVYLFNFLPTLLQHLPKKKPRGGRITVENKHLNQQLAKLRVVIEHINGRLKIFKILSERSRNRHQRFSLRFKLISGLYNYELKLLDYFKLEV; encoded by the coding sequence TTGGTCTATCTATTTAACTTCTTACCAACACTTTTACAACACCTCCCGAAGAAGAAACCAAGAGGCGGTAGAATCACGGTTGAAAATAAGCACTTGAATCAACAGTTAGCTAAATTGAGAGTTGTTATTGAACATATTAACGGCAGGCTAAAAATTTTTAAGATTCTGTCCGAGCGATCCAGAAATCGTCATCAGCGTTTTAGTTTACGCTTTAAATTGATCTCTGGTCTTTACAACTATGAACTAAAACTCCTTGATTACTTTAAGCTAGAGGTCTAA
- a CDS encoding helix-turn-helix domain-containing protein: protein MAGITSIEVKESLDELTQQLCQVNSSSAKERLQVLYWLKQDNAPSISAIAKAVGKHRNTVQTWLSKYRDGGVEVMLKFKKSPGGVRVIPQWAENALAKRLQEPNHGFSSYGKVQQWLAETLGIEAEYHAVYQMTRYRLKAKLKVARPQNSQQNSEQREAFKQTSLMTLSC from the coding sequence ATGGCTGGTATTACTTCAATTGAAGTCAAAGAAAGTTTGGATGAGTTGACACAACAGTTGTGTCAAGTTAACTCGTCGAGTGCTAAAGAACGATTGCAAGTTCTCTACTGGCTTAAACAGGATAATGCACCAAGTATCAGCGCGATTGCTAAAGCGGTGGGAAAACATCGAAATACTGTGCAAACCTGGTTATCGAAGTACCGAGATGGTGGGGTAGAAGTGATGTTGAAGTTTAAGAAATCGCCTGGGGGAGTACGGGTAATTCCGCAATGGGCAGAAAATGCTTTGGCAAAGAGGTTGCAAGAGCCAAATCATGGATTCAGCAGTTATGGAAAAGTGCAGCAGTGGTTGGCAGAGACGTTAGGGATAGAGGCAGAGTATCATGCGGTCTACCAGATGACCCGCTACCGACTCAAAGCAAAACTTAAGGTTGCTCGTCCTCAAAATTCCCAGCAAAATAGTGAGCAGAGAGAAGCTTTTAAGCAAACCTCTCTGATGACCTTAAGCTGCTGA
- a CDS encoding IS630 family transposase, with protein MTAKDGRLNALFVTLPRMRADAGLHTIIGRLITACGVKPIGSWQWPVKAFWLYGAVEPATGESFFWQFSHVDTECYQRFLDQFSAAYPESLNILQVDNGRFHKGKNLIVPENIILLFQPPYCPELNPIERLWEHLKANLKWASFKTLAQLQTKVDQLLAELTPEVTASITGYSFILDAISALNTV; from the coding sequence ATGACCGCAAAGGACGGCAGGTTGAACGCCCTATTCGTTACTTTGCCCAGGATGAGAGCCGATGCAGGACTGCATACCATCATCGGACGATTAATTACTGCTTGTGGAGTCAAACCGATTGGGTCGTGGCAATGGCCAGTCAAAGCCTTCTGGCTTTACGGTGCCGTTGAACCTGCTACGGGTGAGTCCTTTTTCTGGCAATTTTCCCATGTCGATACCGAGTGCTATCAACGGTTCCTCGATCAGTTTTCTGCGGCATATCCAGAGAGTCTTAACATTCTTCAAGTGGATAACGGACGATTTCATAAAGGCAAGAATTTGATTGTCCCAGAAAACATTATTTTGTTATTTCAACCACCGTACTGCCCGGAGTTAAATCCTATTGAACGGTTGTGGGAACATCTCAAGGCAAATCTCAAGTGGGCTTCGTTCAAAACCCTGGCTCAACTGCAAACCAAAGTTGATCAACTCCTAGCTGAGTTGACACCAGAAGTAACTGCTTCCATCACTGGTTACTCTTTCATCTTGGATGCCATATCTGCTCTAAACACCGTTTAA
- the dnaB gene encoding replicative DNA helicase: MEQLNFQGLGGLPPQNIEAEEAVLGGILLDAEAISRVSDRLLPEAFYISAHKEIYEAALKLQNQGKPTDLLSITSWLTDHELLAKVGGKSKLVQLVDRTVSAINIDSLATLVMDKYLRRKLIQAGNEIVQLGYQTETELPIVLDRAEQKVFNITQDRPQQGLIAIGDTLVDTFQDLENRDREQTLPGILSDFYDLDALTSGFQRSDLIIVAARPAMGKTALCLNIARNVATRYKKMPVAIFSLEMSKEQLVQRLLASEAGIESQRMRSGRISQNEWEQLSQAFGNLAQLPIYIDDTANMTVMEMRSQARRLQAEKNSELSLIVIDYLQLMESSSSDNRVQELSKITRSLKGLARELKVPIIALSQLSRGVESRTNKRPLLSDLRESGSLEQDSDLVLMIYRDDYYNTDSPDRGVTEIIAAKHRNGPTGTVKLLFNPQYTQFLNFKR; the protein is encoded by the coding sequence GTGGAACAACTCAACTTTCAAGGCTTGGGCGGACTCCCACCGCAAAATATTGAAGCAGAAGAAGCGGTTTTAGGAGGCATTTTACTAGATGCTGAAGCAATTAGCCGTGTAAGCGATCGCTTATTACCGGAAGCTTTTTATATCAGCGCTCATAAAGAAATTTACGAAGCGGCTTTAAAACTCCAAAACCAAGGTAAACCTACGGATTTACTTAGCATTACTTCTTGGTTGACTGATCATGAATTATTAGCGAAAGTTGGGGGAAAAAGCAAGTTAGTTCAATTAGTAGATCGCACCGTATCAGCAATCAATATTGACTCTCTTGCAACCCTGGTAATGGACAAATATCTGCGGCGCAAGCTGATTCAAGCAGGTAATGAAATTGTCCAACTTGGCTATCAAACAGAAACCGAACTGCCAATAGTTCTTGATAGAGCCGAACAAAAAGTTTTTAACATTACTCAAGATCGTCCCCAGCAAGGATTGATTGCGATTGGCGATACATTAGTAGATACCTTTCAAGACTTGGAAAATCGCGATCGCGAACAAACTTTACCGGGTATTTTATCCGACTTTTATGATTTGGATGCGTTGACAAGTGGTTTCCAGCGCTCCGACTTAATTATTGTTGCCGCCCGTCCGGCTATGGGCAAAACGGCTTTATGTCTAAATATTGCTCGCAATGTTGCTACTCGTTACAAAAAGATGCCCGTAGCAATTTTTAGTTTGGAGATGTCCAAAGAGCAATTGGTACAACGCTTATTAGCTAGTGAAGCGGGCATTGAAAGTCAAAGAATGCGTAGCGGGCGCATTAGTCAAAATGAGTGGGAACAATTAAGTCAGGCTTTTGGTAACTTAGCTCAGTTGCCAATATATATAGACGATACGGCAAATATGACGGTAATGGAGATGCGTAGTCAAGCCCGCCGTTTGCAAGCGGAGAAAAATAGCGAACTTTCCTTAATTGTAATTGATTACTTGCAGCTAATGGAAAGTAGTAGCAGCGATAATCGGGTGCAAGAACTATCTAAAATTACCCGCAGTCTCAAAGGTTTAGCCCGTGAATTGAAAGTTCCGATTATTGCTTTATCTCAGTTAAGTCGAGGAGTAGAGTCTCGCACTAATAAGCGTCCGCTACTTTCAGATTTACGAGAATCTGGTTCTTTAGAACAAGACTCTGACTTAGTTTTAATGATTTATCGGGATGATTACTACAATACCGATTCTCCCGATCGTGGAGTAACAGAAATTATTGCCGCCAAACATCGAAATGGGCCTACAGGGACAGTCAAACTGCTATTTAACCCGCAATACACCCAGTTTTTGAACTTTAAAAGGTAA
- the rplI gene encoding 50S ribosomal protein L9, with product MAKRVQLVLNKDVNKLGKLGDLVEVAPGYARNYLLPQKMAVQATPGILKQAERRKEKERLRQEELKQVAQGLKATLEKVGSFTIAKQVGEGDSIFGTVTDREVATLIQGAINEEVDRRGITLPDISKTGTYNAEVKLHPEVTATVRIQVVAE from the coding sequence ATGGCAAAGCGCGTACAGTTAGTTTTAAATAAAGACGTAAACAAACTCGGAAAACTAGGCGATCTTGTAGAAGTAGCTCCCGGCTATGCTCGTAACTACTTGCTACCGCAAAAAATGGCTGTTCAGGCTACTCCCGGTATTCTCAAGCAAGCCGAACGCCGCAAAGAGAAAGAACGTCTACGTCAAGAAGAACTTAAGCAAGTAGCCCAAGGATTGAAAGCAACTTTAGAAAAAGTAGGTAGCTTTACGATCGCTAAACAAGTCGGTGAAGGCGATTCAATCTTTGGTACGGTAACAGATAGAGAAGTTGCTACTCTAATTCAAGGTGCGATCAATGAAGAAGTAGATCGTCGGGGTATTACCTTACCCGATATTAGTAAAACTGGTACTTACAATGCCGAAGTTAAGCTACACCCAGAAGTAACCGCCACTGTACGGATTCAAGTAGTAGCTGAATAA
- a CDS encoding transposase: MALFPPGKGGGEDVAYGYKGKGILIHTLTDGNGMPLANCTTAANGSEREQVMPLLNSVTVKINSPGRPRKRVKVLAGDKGYDSKDLRAALRKRGIRPQLPKRAWKTKRNRGRPIKMSVPRFQQERCFAWFQRKYRRLVVRWERISACFNAFISLATIHIWINRILLLG, translated from the coding sequence ATGGCTCTTTTTCCCCCTGGGAAAGGAGGAGGTGAGGACGTTGCTTATGGCTATAAGGGCAAAGGAATTTTAATTCATACTTTGACCGACGGTAATGGTATGCCTCTGGCTAATTGCACGACCGCAGCTAATGGTAGTGAAAGAGAACAAGTGATGCCGCTATTGAATAGCGTTACTGTCAAAATTAATTCTCCTGGCAGACCCCGTAAACGGGTCAAAGTGCTGGCTGGGGACAAAGGCTATGACTCCAAAGATTTGCGTGCGGCTTTACGCAAACGTGGTATTAGACCGCAGTTGCCGAAGCGAGCCTGGAAAACTAAAAGAAATCGAGGTAGACCCATAAAAATGTCAGTCCCTCGTTTTCAACAAGAGCGCTGCTTTGCATGGTTTCAACGGAAATACCGTAGACTTGTTGTTCGATGGGAAAGAATTTCTGCCTGCTTTAATGCTTTTATTTCCCTTGCAACAATTCACATTTGGATTAACAGAATTTTATTACTGGGATAG
- the kdpC gene encoding K(+)-transporting ATPase subunit C, whose protein sequence is MSIVSETTRAIRVTLVIWVLTAIIYPFVTIAIAQTIFPFQANGSLIQNAQGQIVGSALIGQAFTTERYFQSRPSTTNYSSFTAKERDPENIGQTTGVSGASNFAPSNPDLLKRINESVSQLQQAGIKPTADLVYTSGSSLDPHITVAAADAQTERLARVRSLSPDQIKTLITQNTDGRFLGIFGEPGVNVLKLNLALDNLSAN, encoded by the coding sequence ATGTCTATTGTCAGCGAAACTACTAGAGCAATTCGTGTAACTTTGGTTATTTGGGTACTAACAGCAATCATCTATCCTTTTGTGACGATCGCGATCGCTCAAACTATCTTTCCTTTTCAAGCTAACGGTAGCCTGATTCAAAATGCTCAAGGACAAATTGTGGGTTCGGCTTTGATTGGTCAAGCTTTTACGACAGAGCGCTATTTCCAAAGCCGTCCTAGTACGACAAACTACAGCAGCTTTACCGCCAAAGAGCGAGATCCAGAAAATATTGGTCAAACAACTGGTGTATCTGGCGCTAGTAATTTTGCTCCTAGTAATCCCGATTTGCTCAAACGCATTAACGAAAGCGTTTCACAGTTGCAACAGGCGGGTATTAAGCCAACGGCGGATTTAGTTTATACTTCAGGCTCTAGCTTAGATCCTCATATTACTGTAGCTGCTGCTGATGCTCAGACGGAACGATTAGCAAGAGTGCGATCGCTTTCTCCAGACCAAATCAAGACGCTAATCACTCAAAACACCGATGGTAGATTTTTGGGAATTTTCGGCGAACCTGGAGTTAATGTACTCAAACTAAATTTAGCTTTAGATAATTTATCAGCTAATTAA
- a CDS encoding potassium-transporting ATPase subunit F — MRIESIADVVVPGIAESISFVWLEWRRQKLPLGIFLVLCLNLIIAPTVYAATGGSLERRSAWALGLLGLVTLGLTVYLFIVVFQPERF; from the coding sequence ATGAGAATTGAATCAATTGCCGATGTTGTAGTCCCTGGTATTGCTGAAAGTATTTCTTTTGTGTGGTTAGAGTGGCGCAGACAAAAACTGCCTTTGGGAATCTTTCTGGTGCTGTGTCTGAACTTGATAATTGCCCCAACGGTTTACGCCGCTACAGGTGGAAGCTTAGAACGCCGTTCGGCTTGGGCGCTTGGTTTACTGGGTTTGGTGACATTGGGACTGACCGTTTACTTATTTATTGTCGTTTTTCAACCGGAGCGTTTCTAA
- the kdpB gene encoding potassium-transporting ATPase subunit KdpB: MDANSSSPRPQPRGMRSERKHTPKVNTQGLYSRAIKDAFVKLNPKQMIKNPVMFLVWVATIIAALLTIDPNLFGRYPGENQHLFNGLTTIILFFTVVFANFAESVAEGRGKAQADALRATKSDTIAQKLLPNGEMMEVSSTELHQGDRVKVIAGDTIPADGEVIAGVASVDESAITGESAPVLKETGSDVASSVTGGTRIISDELTIRITSDPGKGFIDRMIALVEGAERSKTPNEIALTVLLAVLTLVFLFVVATLPAIANYVGSPVSIVILIALLVALIPTTIGGLLSAIGIAGMDRVAQFNVIATSGRAVEACGDINTLILDKTGTITLGNRLADEFIPVNGHSMMDIANVVLAASVFDETPEGKSIVRLADSLGAKVTFDRTKAEAVDFSAKTRMSGTNLPDGTEVRKGAVSAIKGFVRSRSGNNISELDAAYERVSGLGGTPLAVCQNNEIYGVIYLKDIVKPGIKERFDQLRRMGVRTVMLTGDNRLTASVIAAEAGVDDFIAEATPEDKIAVIQREQAQGKLVAMTGDGTNDAPALAQANVGVAMNTGTQAAKEAANMVDLDSDPTKLIDIVAIGKQLLITRGALTTFSIANDIAKYFAIIPVIFASAKLGSLNIMNLASTNSAVLSALIYNALIIPALIPLALSGVKFRPLTANQLLQRNILIYGIGGVVAPFIAIKLIDLAISAVGLA; encoded by the coding sequence ATGGATGCCAATTCTTCGTCTCCTCGTCCTCAACCTAGGGGAATGCGCTCTGAGCGCAAACATACGCCAAAGGTAAATACTCAAGGGCTTTACTCTAGAGCGATTAAAGATGCTTTTGTGAAGCTAAACCCCAAGCAGATGATCAAAAACCCGGTGATGTTTTTGGTTTGGGTTGCCACAATTATCGCGGCGTTATTAACTATCGATCCTAATTTGTTTGGTCGTTATCCTGGAGAAAATCAGCATTTATTTAATGGACTGACTACAATAATTTTGTTTTTCACGGTGGTCTTTGCCAACTTTGCTGAATCGGTAGCAGAAGGACGGGGAAAGGCTCAAGCCGATGCCTTGCGGGCAACGAAATCAGATACGATCGCGCAAAAACTTTTGCCCAATGGTGAAATGATGGAAGTATCTTCTACAGAATTGCATCAAGGCGATCGCGTTAAAGTAATAGCTGGTGATACTATCCCCGCCGATGGTGAAGTAATTGCGGGTGTCGCTTCGGTGGATGAATCGGCAATTACTGGGGAATCTGCGCCGGTTCTTAAAGAAACTGGTTCAGACGTGGCAAGCTCTGTAACGGGTGGTACGCGGATTATTTCTGACGAATTAACTATTAGAATTACCTCCGACCCTGGCAAAGGTTTTATCGACCGGATGATTGCCTTAGTAGAAGGGGCAGAAAGGTCAAAAACCCCTAATGAAATAGCTTTAACGGTACTCCTTGCCGTGCTAACACTGGTATTTTTATTTGTAGTTGCAACGCTGCCGGCGATCGCTAATTACGTTGGTAGCCCCGTTAGTATAGTGATTTTAATTGCTTTACTGGTGGCGCTAATTCCCACAACCATTGGTGGATTGCTTAGTGCAATTGGAATTGCTGGCATGGATAGAGTTGCTCAATTTAACGTCATAGCTACTTCTGGACGAGCGGTAGAAGCGTGTGGCGACATCAATACCTTGATTTTGGACAAAACCGGGACAATCACCCTAGGCAACCGATTAGCGGACGAGTTTATCCCCGTCAACGGTCATTCAATGATGGATATTGCCAATGTAGTTTTGGCTGCAAGCGTGTTTGATGAAACTCCCGAAGGTAAATCTATTGTCCGTTTAGCAGATAGTTTAGGCGCAAAAGTGACCTTTGACCGCACCAAAGCGGAAGCGGTGGATTTTTCAGCTAAAACGAGAATGAGCGGCACAAATTTACCTGATGGTACAGAGGTGCGTAAGGGTGCGGTGTCAGCGATTAAAGGGTTTGTGCGATCGCGTAGTGGAAACAATATATCAGAACTTGATGCTGCCTACGAACGAGTTTCCGGACTAGGAGGTACGCCTTTAGCTGTTTGCCAAAATAACGAGATTTACGGGGTAATTTATCTCAAAGATATAGTCAAACCCGGCATCAAAGAACGCTTTGACCAGTTGCGACGCATGGGAGTGCGTACCGTCATGCTAACGGGCGATAATCGGCTGACGGCTTCAGTAATTGCCGCCGAAGCTGGGGTTGATGACTTTATTGCTGAAGCGACACCGGAAGATAAAATCGCTGTAATTCAACGAGAACAAGCACAGGGCAAACTTGTCGCCATGACAGGAGATGGTACTAACGACGCTCCCGCCTTAGCCCAAGCCAATGTTGGCGTAGCCATGAATACGGGGACGCAAGCGGCAAAAGAAGCCGCTAACATGGTGGATTTAGATTCTGACCCTACAAAACTCATTGATATCGTTGCTATTGGTAAGCAATTACTGATTACTCGCGGGGCGTTGACTACCTTTTCTATTGCTAACGATATTGCTAAATACTTCGCCATTATCCCGGTGATATTTGCCTCCGCCAAACTTGGTAGCCTGAACATTATGAATTTAGCTAGTACCAACTCGGCGGTACTGTCAGCGCTAATTTATAACGCTTTGATTATTCCGGCTTTGATTCCTTTGGCGTTGAGTGGGGTAAAGTTTAGACCGCTAACAGCTAATCAATTATTGCAACGCAATATCTTAATTTATGGGATCGGCGGAGTGGTTGCGCCCTTTATTGCTATTAAGTTGATTGATTTAGCAATCTCGGCGGTGGGATTAGCTTGA